The Maridesulfovibrio hydrothermalis AM13 = DSM 14728 DNA window CAGCCCCAAAGGGGCAAGGGGGGTAAGAAAATCTCCAACATCAAGAGTTGTACGCTTTGTTGCCTTAGCAAAACGCCAGGCCACTACAGCGACCCCGGCGGCTCCGCCGTGGAAAGACATTCCACCTTTCCAGACTGCCAGAATATCCATTGGATGAGCAATAAAATATGCAGGTTCGTAGATCAGACAATAACCCAGCCGCGCACCTACAACCAGCCCCACAACTAGCCACGTGATAAGATCATCAACCTGTTCTCCGGTCCATGTGTTGGTCTGCTTTGATGCACGGTACCGCCCAAGCATCCAGGCAATGGCGAAACCTATCATGTACATAAGACCGTACCAGTTGGCTTTGAGCGGTCCTATACTAAACGCAGTGGTATCAAATTCCGGTAGTACAATCATATTTATACCTGCTGATTTACTTATTTAAATAAAAACCGTCACGGGCGGACTATTTTTCCCGAACAAATTCAGTTACAATCAGAGCATAGGAAATACAAGGAAATCCCATGGAAGAACAAAAAGATTTTGATATTCTCGAAATGCCCGCTGAAGGGCTTGCTGCCTACTGGCTTTCTATCAAGAAACTCATTGATGTAAAGCGTAATAAGAAAGTTCTTGAAGAAGAAATACGTTATACTCGTGAGCCGTTCATTAAATTCTTACTGGAAACAGCTTTTTCCGATATGGATGAGGATACATTAAGGCGGCTGGCCGAGTCAAAAACCAAAACCCTTGTAGATGAATATTCCCGCAAACTCGCTACCATGCAGATTTCTCTGCTGGCCATGTCATCGCAGGAAAATCCGCGCATCAGCTTCGTGCGCATGGCCTCGCAATATCCCACTTCAATTATCTCAGAAAAAAAGGCCTTTACCCTTGCCCACAGCCTGCTGGACGGACTTTTTGAAAAAGAATCCGACCGTACAGTCCTGCTTGAATTTGATCATAAACTTCAGCCGGACAGGCTGCTTGTTAAAATGCTCTTTCACATCATACTCAGCCGCAAAGAGGGGAAGCAACAGCTTGAACAGCTCGTTGCGCATATCAAAACACCTTACTATGCGAACGGCATAACGCAGGTAATCGACGGTTTTGATCATCGAGTACTCAAAGCAAATCTATCTGTCCAAGGTAATGAAATATTAAAATACTCTGCCCGCAAGATGGAAATGGCAGCTGAGATGTGCATGGGAATCAGAGCAAAACTTTCTTACGATGATATTTTCCGCATCGCCCGCGCTTATATGCCTTAAAAAAAACGGCTTTAAATCGGTTACCGCAGAAAAGCCAAAAAAGATCTTATCAGAATGGCTCCCTCTTCGGTTGCTCAGGATAAAGTTTAACCAGTTTTGCCGCGCTTAAACCGTTCAGCAGCCCGTACAAAATTACCGGCCCAGCAAGGCACTCCCAACGCGTGAATATGATTGTATCCGGCATAGACATTGTTTGATAACAGCCCGTCATGTCCATCGGCCATACCTCTACCCCGATCCATATCAAGAGCATACTTAGGGTCATCTTCCTCATTTTTCACGCAAAGTGAATAATGAAATTCATGACCGATCACATCAGTACCCACAGGGAAAAAAACATTTTCATGAACTATTTTTCCTGAAGTGTAACCCAACCCCTGCGGTCTGGGACAAAGTCTGGTGGAAAGTGACAGCACTCCTGACATTGGATAAATCTGGCCTTTATACTCAACATCCCGGCCCAGATACATAAAACCACCACATTCGGCAAAAACGGGCAGACCGGACTGTGCAAGGTCATGAACATGTTTGCGGATAGAAACATTTTCTGAAATTTCTTTGGCCAGTGTCTCCGGAAACCCGCCCCCAAGATAAAGTCCATCTATTTCCGGCCAAGGTTCAGCGGCAAAAAGAGAAACCTCTCTCACCTCCGCTCCAGCCTTACGCAATGCTTCAAGGTTTTCTTCATAATAGAACCAAAGGGCTTCATCGCGCACAACGCCGATCACCGGCTTCTCTTCACTGACAAGTTCAATGCCGTCCCATGCGGAATTATCTGCAACAAGATCAGTTTCAGCAGCCGTAGCAATACCAAAAACGGTATCAAGATCAATGCAATCCTGAGCCATCTTGCCTAATGTATCAAGGCTGTGATCAACAGCATCGTATTCAGTATTGGAAACAAGTCCCATATGCCGCTCAGGAATAGGATTTTCTTTAAGCTTTGGAAGCATGCCCAGTACCGGTATATCGGTATAGGCTTCGATAGAATTTCTCAAAATATTGCGATGACGTTCCCCTGCTGTGCGGTTAAGTATCACCCCTGCAAGGTCAAATCCGTCCTCGAAAGCCTTACATCCGGCAACTATGGCCGCCACAGTGCGGGTCATCTTTGTACAGTCAATAGTGAGAATGACCGGAGCCTTGATAATTCGGGCAAGCTCCGCTGTTGAGCACGAACCGTCCACATCTTTTCCATCAAAAAGTCCGCGATTTCCCTCTACAATAGAAATATCTGCGCCCTGCCCTTTTTCCAAAAAAAGAGCCTTAAGTTTATCATTGGACATGAGAAAAGGGTCCAGATTTGTCGCATAAAGGCCGGATGCAAGTCCAAGCCACCGGGCATCAATGTAATCCGGACCTTTTTTAAAAGGCTTAACCGCACGGCCCATATTTTTAAAAGCACGACACAACCCAAGGGTGACAATGGTCTTTCCAGTACCGCCGCTAAGTCCGGCAAGAACGATTCTAGGAGAATTCATTTGAAAACTTACGCCCCGTAAAATTCAATCTATTTGAAAAGGTCAAAAAATACGTCAAAAGCAAGTTGCATTTGCCGCTTGCCCAAAGAGAGTGTCTAAGTGTTAAGAGACAAAAACACAAGTCAAACCTGTGTCTATACGGCCTGCGAAGCTTACACAAAAAAATGCCTTGTCTCCTGAAAAGGGGACAAGGCACTCACGAGTCGCGTTATACAAAGACTAATCTTCGTGTTCAGCTGCACCCTGTTTACCAGCACCAAACAGGCCGTACATGGTAGTACTACCGGAGGACCAGTATTCAATTTTCTGTTCTTTAACGAGAGCTGTCAGGACTTTTTTAACTTCGCGTCCCTTTGCATCAGGAAAAAGCTTGGTGAAATCATTGAAGTAAAATTTGCTTTTAGCACCTGTTTTCTTTTCCAGAAAAGCGAGAATTTCTTCTTTAGCAGATTCCATTTCGATCGGCATAGTAAGCCCCTTTTTTTTTAAGAGGGCGCGGCAATATGCCGCGCCCTTATATTCTCAATTCTTATTACTAGAACTTGAACTGAGTGGACTGACGCCAGGTGTAGTAAGCAGGGTCACGGAAATCATCGATCAGGTGGGGAGTGAATTCAATCCCGGTCTTTTCGAAGAAACGTTCCCAACCAATACGCTCAGCCCAGTCGCCCAGACGTTCGTACTTGTTAGCATCAGCTTTGTAAACTTCCACGATGTTGCGGATAGTTTTAGTAAGCGTAGGCCAACGAGGAGGTTCGTTAGGAATAAACGCAACAACAACCTTAGAGAACTTAGGCATGCTGATACGGTTAGATACTTTACCACCAACCATCAGTGCGATACCGTCGCCTTCCTTATCGGAAAGAGGCAGTGAGGGGCACATTGTGTAGCAGTTACCACAGAACATGCAACGCTCTTCTTTAATAGCAACAGTCTTGAACTGTTTACCGTCGATTTCGACCTTGGAAGGACGAACAGCACCGGTAGGACAAGATGCTACTGCAAGAGGAATCTCACAAAGGTTGTCGAGGTATTCGTGGTCAATAAGTGGAGGCTTGCGGTGGATACCGACAACTGCGATATCGGAGCAGTGACAAGCACCACACATGTTCAGACAACAAGCAACTGCGATACGAACTGGAGCTGGCATGTTATGGCCGGTGAACTCTTCAAAGAGGTCATCCATGATAACTTTAACAGTACCGGAAGCATCGGTAGCAGGTGTGTGACAGTGAACCCAACCCTGTGTGTGAACGATGTTGGATATACCAGCACCAGTACCACCTACTGGGAATTTGTATGAACCACCGTCGAACTTACGGGACATCAAGTCTTCTTTAAGCGCAACCATTTTGTCCTTGGAATCAACCATGAACTCAACGTTGTTACGAGTAGTGAAGCGCAGGAAGCCTTCGCAATGTTTATCAGCGATATCACACATTTCACGAATCAGAGTAATACTCATGAGGCGAGCGGTACCACAGCGGACTGTGTATACTTCATCTCCGGATTCGGCAACGTGAACCAGTACGCCTGGCTCAAGAATTTCGTGGTAAAGCCACTTGCCGAAGTTATTTTTGATAACCGGAGGCATGAACTCGTTAAAATCACGAGGTCCAATGTCCGAAATCCGGTTTTCCATCGGTTTGTCTGGATTGTAGCCAGAAGAAACGAACGCCATGTCTGTCCTCCCGTGTTATCTCTGGTGTCTTTTTCTGTATTCGTTAACGTCACGTTCCCAAGGACCATCAACCTCATCTGCTTTCCAGAAGATGTAAGGGTTGTGTCTAGGTTCTTGAACGTGTCTCGGATCAGCCTTGGTGTTGGTAACTTCGAGAAGCTTCTGGA harbors:
- the lgt gene encoding prolipoprotein diacylglyceryl transferase; this encodes MIVLPEFDTTAFSIGPLKANWYGLMYMIGFAIAWMLGRYRASKQTNTWTGEQVDDLITWLVVGLVVGARLGYCLIYEPAYFIAHPMDILAVWKGGMSFHGGAAGVAVVAWRFAKATKRTTLDVGDFLTPLAPLGLLCGRMGNFINGELWGRTTDMPWGMVFPSQRAGNLPRHPSQLYEGLLEGLALFLILWFWSSKPRQRGTTTGIFLMGYGFFRAFVEFFRQPDPQLGFIAFGWLTMGQLLCVPMILAGLALFVWGLKKGPIPPAASKV
- a CDS encoding dissimilatory sulfite reductase D family protein, translated to MESAKEEILAFLEKKTGAKSKFYFNDFTKLFPDAKGREVKKVLTALVKEQKIEYWSSGSTTMYGLFGAGKQGAAEHED
- the dsrB gene encoding dissimilatory-type sulfite reductase subunit beta, whose amino-acid sequence is MAFVSSGYNPDKPMENRISDIGPRDFNEFMPPVIKNNFGKWLYHEILEPGVLVHVAESGDEVYTVRCGTARLMSITLIREMCDIADKHCEGFLRFTTRNNVEFMVDSKDKMVALKEDLMSRKFDGGSYKFPVGGTGAGISNIVHTQGWVHCHTPATDASGTVKVIMDDLFEEFTGHNMPAPVRIAVACCLNMCGACHCSDIAVVGIHRKPPLIDHEYLDNLCEIPLAVASCPTGAVRPSKVEIDGKQFKTVAIKEERCMFCGNCYTMCPSLPLSDKEGDGIALMVGGKVSNRISMPKFSKVVVAFIPNEPPRWPTLTKTIRNIVEVYKADANKYERLGDWAERIGWERFFEKTGIEFTPHLIDDFRDPAYYTWRQSTQFKF
- a CDS encoding cobyrinate a,c-diamide synthase, giving the protein MNSPRIVLAGLSGGTGKTIVTLGLCRAFKNMGRAVKPFKKGPDYIDARWLGLASGLYATNLDPFLMSNDKLKALFLEKGQGADISIVEGNRGLFDGKDVDGSCSTAELARIIKAPVILTIDCTKMTRTVAAIVAGCKAFEDGFDLAGVILNRTAGERHRNILRNSIEAYTDIPVLGMLPKLKENPIPERHMGLVSNTEYDAVDHSLDTLGKMAQDCIDLDTVFGIATAAETDLVADNSAWDGIELVSEEKPVIGVVRDEALWFYYEENLEALRKAGAEVREVSLFAAEPWPEIDGLYLGGGFPETLAKEISENVSIRKHVHDLAQSGLPVFAECGGFMYLGRDVEYKGQIYPMSGVLSLSTRLCPRPQGLGYTSGKIVHENVFFPVGTDVIGHEFHYSLCVKNEEDDPKYALDMDRGRGMADGHDGLLSNNVYAGYNHIHALGVPCWAGNFVRAAERFKRGKTG